GAAATGATCTCCACCGGGGGCGTTGTCACGTTGTCGGCGGCGTGATCGTTTGATGGTGTGTCAGGGTGTGCCGGGGCCTGGAGGGGCCGTGGTTCAGACCGTCGCGGGCATGCCGGCGACGCCGGTGATCTGGTCCCAGATGGTGAAGCGGACTGTCATCTCGAGGCGGTGGCGGCGGGCGGTCATCAGATGTCGGTGGGTTCGGAAGTGGGGTGAGATCCCGGTGAACGCGGCCAGGAAGCGTTGCGCCCCGCCGATGCTGCGGAATCCTTTCATCGCCCGTTCCCGCTGCCTCGTTGGCTGGTGCGAGTTCTCCGCCCGGTTGTTCAAACCCTTATGGGAGCGGTGCTCCACCGAGGGCATCACCTCGCGGTGCGCGGCCCCGTACGACTTCAGCTTGTCGGTGACCACCACCCGGGGTACCTGCCCGGTGGAGGTGAGGAGCCGGCGGAAGAAACGCCTGGCCGCAGCCTTGTCACGCCGGCTCTGGACCAGGATGTCCAGGACGTTGCCGTCCCGGTCGACGGCCCGCCACAGGTACTTCGACGCGCCGTTGATCTTGATGAAGACCTCGTCGAGATGCCATTTATCGCCGGGCTGTGGGCGCCTGCGGCGCAGCGCCTTGGCGTAGGCCTGGCCGAACTTCAGGCACCACCGGCGGATGGTCTCGTAGGAGACGATCACGCCCCGCTCGAGCATCATCTCCTCGACCTCACGGAAGGAGAGAGGGAAGCGGAAGTACAGCCACACGCAGTGCGAGATGATCTCCACCGGGTAGCGGTGATTCTTGTACGACGGCACCACAGACGACACGAACCCCACCCCTCCCGGACACCCACAACCCCAAGATCATCCCAGACCGCCGAACAAGGTGACAGCACCTTGCCGGGTTGGCGGCGAGGTCATGGCGTAGTGGCGCCCGCGACTCGTCCGCAATCCGGCTCGCCTCCAGGAGGAATGACGGCGGTGACGTGCCGCTGAGGCAGAGGGAGGAAGGTGCGATGATCTGTTCGTGGTGATGGATGTCGAGTGGGCTCGGATTCGGAGGGAACTGCGCTTCGGGCAGGTCTTCGAGGGCACCGTGGTGAAGGTTCC
This window of the Streptomyces sp. NBC_01264 genome carries:
- a CDS encoding IS6 family transposase — its product is MSSVVPSYKNHRYPVEIISHCVWLYFRFPLSFREVEEMMLERGVIVSYETIRRWCLKFGQAYAKALRRRRPQPGDKWHLDEVFIKINGASKYLWRAVDRDGNVLDILVQSRRDKAAARRFFRRLLTSTGQVPRVVVTDKLKSYGAAHREVMPSVEHRSHKGLNNRAENSHQPTRQRERAMKGFRSIGGAQRFLAAFTGISPHFRTHRHLMTARRHRLEMTVRFTIWDQITGVAGMPATV